In Streptomyces pluripotens, the genomic window ACCTGCGAAGAAGGGGTCCCGTTCGGTGGGCGAAGCCGCGTGCACCGCGGAGGAACGCACCACCCAGAGCGACAGCGGATCGCCCCGCCGGGTGTACAGGTCGCGGGCCCGTTCCAAGGCCATGTCCGCGTCGCCGGCCCGCACCGATCCCACATGCAGATGAGCGAGGCCCCGGCGTGGGCGCAGGAACACCTCCCAGGAGGCCAGCGCCCCCTCCGCACCGCCCACGGTGTTCTCTTCCGCGCTGTTCATCACCCCTCCTCCCGGGCGGCGTACGCGGCGGCGGCCTGTCGCACCCAGGCGCCGTCCTCGTGCGCTGCGACCCGGTGCGCCATGCGCTGCCGGGCGGTGTGCGTGTCGTCACCGAGTGCGTCCCGGTAGGTCTCCCAGTCGATGGGCCCGAAGTTGTAGTGGCCCCGGTCCGCGTTCCAGCGGATTCCCGGATCAGGCAGGGTCAGCCCCAGCCGTTCGGCCTGTGGCACGCACTGGTCGACGAAACGCTGACGCAGCTCGTCGTTGGTGTGCCGCTTGATGCCCCACGCGATGGCCTGGCGCGAGACGGCCGCGCCGACCGCCGCCGTGCGCTCGTGCGCGCCTGTGGTGATCGTGTCGGGCGGGCCGAACATCAGTGCCACCGCGGGCAGCCACCAGCGGTTTACCGCGTCCTGAGCCATCTCCCGCTGTGCGGGCGTGCCCTCGCACAGGGCCCGCATTAGGTCGTACCCCTGGCGGACGTGGAACGCCTCCTCCTGACAGACGCGACGCATCGCGCGGGCGTAGGGGCCGTACGACGTCTGGCACAGCGGCGCCTGGTTGACCACTGCCGCGCCGTCCGTGAGCCAGGCGATGGCCCCGGTGTCCGCCCATGTCAGGGCCGGATGGTTGAAGGTGGCCGCATACCGCTGCAGACCCCGGTGCAGTGCGTCCAGCAGTTCGGCCCGGTCCACGCCGAGGGTCTCGGCGGCGGCGTACAGGTACAGGCCGTGTCCTGCCTCGTCCTGGACCTTCGCCAGCAGCACCGACTTGCGGTGCAGGGACGGGGCGCGGGTCAGCCAGGCGCCCTCCGGCTGCATTCCGATGATCTCGGAGTGCGCGTGCTGCCCGATCTGCCGCAGCAGCATCCGGCGGTAGCCGTCGGGCATCCAGTCGCGCGGCTCGATCGTCTCGCCCGCCGCGAGCAGTGCCTCGAAACGGTCCAGGAGCCCGTTGTCGGCCCCTGGTGACCGGGACACCTGGTCCGCCGTCGCTGTGCCCTGGCCGATCACGTGCATCACTCCCTCGCCTGTGGCCCTCACTGAGACAAAGAGGCGGTGGACCCGGCTCGCTATCCCGCGGCGTCCGCGGCCGTCCGCGTGACACATGTCACCCGCGCCGGCGGGGATAGCGCGGCCCCCTGCACGCCTCTTCTCCGGGTGAGACGCGGACGTGACACGTGCGGTAGACCGACGAAAGGGGAACATCATGAGCACCATCCGGGAGTTGCTGGTCGAACTCACCGGTACCACCGAGTACGCCGACACCCTCGGTGACGACGTCGACCTGGCCGGCAGCGGCATCGACTCCGGTGACCTGGTGCGGCTGGTGCTGCTCGTCGAACAGCGCACGGGCGTGGAGATCACGGCCGCGGACATGGAGACGCTGCGCACCATCGGCGATTACGAGGAGTTCCTGGCTGACCGCACCGTCGCCGGTTCTTCGGGCGGCGCGTGATGTGGCTGACCCAGCTGTTGGAGCGCAACCGCCAGTGCTTTCCTGGCCGGCTGGCCCTGGTGGACGAACGTCGGGGCGTCACCTGGGCCGAGCTGGCCGAGCGCACCACCGAACTCGCCCTGGGCCTCGCCGAGCTCGGCATCCGGCGCGGCGACCGGGTCGCCGTCCTGTCCCAGGACCGCATAGAGGTGCTGGAGAGCTACTTCGCGCTGGCCCGCCTCGGAGCCCTGTTCGTGCCGCTGAACCACAGCCTCGCCGTGCCGGAGGTGGCGGGGATCGTCGAACGCGTCGGCGCGGTGGCGGTGCTGGGCGAGTCGGAGCTCCTGGACCGGCACACCGTGCTGCCGGGCTGCGTCCGCATCCGCATGGCCTTCGACAAGCCGGCCTTCGCCGCGCTGGGTACGGTCGCCGCGCCGACCGAACTGCCTCTTCTGCCTGACTCCGATCCCGTCGCCATTCTGCACACCTCGGCGACCACCGGCCGGGCCAAGGGGGTCACCGTCGACGAGGGCTCGTTCCGTGCCATCGGCCTCGGCTGGCTGGCCGTGGCCCGCCCCGACGACCACGTCATCATGGTCAACTGCTGCCCGCTCTACCACGGCAGCATGGTCGTCTCCCTCACCTATCTCGCCGCCGGCGCGACCGTCGTCCTCCTGCCCGGCTTCACGCCCCAGAAGGCCCTCGTGGCGGTGGAAAGGCACCGTGCCACGCACGTGTGGCTGGTGCCGCAGATGCTGCGCTTCATGCTCCAAGCGAAGGCGTCCCGCAGCACCGACCTCTCCTCCCTGCGCGAGGTGCTCTACGGCGCCGCCCCGATGCCCCTCGACGTCTATGCCGACGCCGTCGCCCGCCTGGGCTGCGGCTTCCGACAGGTGTACGGCATGACGGAAGTCGGCGGCCCCTTTGTGACCCTCGGTCCCGAGGAGCATCCCGCGCCCGGCGACGTGACTGCGCGCATCCCCTGCGGGCGGGTCATCCCGGGGATGTCGGCGCGGGCCGTCGGCAAGGAGGGCAGGGAAGTGCCGCGCGGAGAGATCGGGGAGATCGTCGTCCTCGGACCTGGCTTGATGCAGGGCTACTGGGACGACTCCGCTGCCACCGAGGAGGTCTTCCTCGACGGTTGGGCGCGCACGGGGGACCTCGGGTTCATCGACGAGGACGGCCGCATCCACTTGGTGGACCGCAGCAAGGACCTGATCATCCGGGCCGGGCAGAACGTCTACCCGTCCGAGATCGAACGGGTCCTGATGAGCCATCCGGCGGTTCGGGACGCGGCGGTCGTGGGCCTTGCGGACGAGGATTACGGCGAGGTTCCACTGGCGTACGTCGTCGCCGAGGACGGCATCGGCGACCGCGAACTCCTGGCCCACCTGGGCGAGAACCTCGCCCCCTACAAGCGGCCCCGGCGGATCGAGTTCATCGAGCAGGTGCCGCGCAATCCGGCCGGCAAGATCATCAAGAAGCTGCTGCGCGACCGTATCTGACGGGCCCGGCACGGAGGCCGCCGCACCAGAGGCCCGCGGAGCCCTTGGACCCGCGCCGACCGATGCGCGGGTCCGGGCCCGACGCCGTTCACCGGCGCTCCGGTTGAGGTCCGGGAGGCCGGTCGAGGCATCCCCGCGACGCGAATCCGCCCCGTTTTCGGGCGGCCGGGCTCGCCTCCCGACCGGACCGGCTGACGAGAGGGGGGAACGGGGCCGCAGCGGCAAGGGACGACAGGGCCGCCTCCAGCTGCCGGGCCCCTCACGTACCGTCATTCCTCCGCGTTGACCAGCACCGCCATGTTGCCCGCTGGATGCCGGTTCTCTCGAAGGAGCTGGTGAGCCAGCCCGATCTCCTCGAACCCGAACGTCCGGGACAGACAAGGGTCGATCGCGCCCTGGTCGATCAGCCGGGTCACCTCGCGTGCCTCCCGCAGGCTGGCGACGTGCGAGCCCTGCAGCCGCTTCTGCCGCATCCACAGGAACCGCAGGTCGATGTCGCCGTTGTAGCCGGTCGTACCGCCGCAGATGACCACCATGCCCGCGTTGTCGCACAGGTACATCGAGGTCGGGATGGTGTCGGCCCCCGAGTGCTCCAGCACGATCCGCGGGGCGCGGCGCTCGCCGAGCACCTCCCAGAAGCGGCGACCGAAGGCACGTGCCCCCGACAGCCATGCGCTCATCGCCTGCTCGTCCGAGGTGTCCGGCAAGCGCCCCCAGTGGTCGAAATCCCGTCGGTCGATGCAGCCTTGGGCGCCCAGCTGCATGCAGAACTCGCGGCGCTCCTCGCTGGAGACGACGGCTACCGGAATGCCACCGGCGTGCCGCACCAACTGGATGGCGATGCTGCCGAGCCCGCCGGCGCCACCCCAGATCAGTACCGGGTCCCCGGGCCGCACGGTGTGCGGGTGCCAACCGAACAACTGGCGGTAGGCGGTCGCCGCCGTCGCCATGTAGCAGGACGCCGCGGCCCAGGACAGCCGGGCCGGCTTGGGGTGGCACATGTAGTCGTCGACGACCGCGAACTGGGCGAACGAGCCGTAGTTCTCCTCATACCCCCACACCCGCAGTGACGAGGAGGTGACCGGGTCGGCGCCGAGCCGGATGTCCTCGGCGGACTCGTCCCAGCGGCAGGCCAGGGCGACCACCTCATCGCCGGGTTTCACCCCGCGCGCGCCCTCCCCGACGGCCCACACGATGCCCGACAGGTCGGAGCCCCCGATGTGGAAGTCCTCCGTGGCGCCCGACTTCTGCCGGGCGGCGATCACGTCCAGTGGTGAACCCAGGGCCGCCCACACGTTGTTGTAATTGACACCGGCGGCCATCACCTTGATCAGCACCTGGCCCGGCTGTACGGGCGGCACGTCCACCACCTCGGTCCGGAAGGCGTTGATCGGCTCGCCGTAGCGCTCCTGCCGGATGAGCGAGGCGTACATCCTCTGGGGCGACGTGCCGAGTTCCGGGGCGTCGCCGAGGTCGAACAGGTCCTTGGACAAGGCAGATCTCCTGAACGTTCGGTCGGGGAGGCGAGAAGGAGGGGGCGGACTCACACGGACAGGGAGCGCAGGGACTTGGCCAGCACCGCGCCGATCACGGCCATGGGCTCAGGCTCGGTCATCTCGTAATGGCCGCAGGGCACAGCGTGGTCGGTGAGCGTGCCGTCGACGTACGGCCGCCAGGCACCGGCCTTGTCCGGCGCGAGCGCGAGGTCGCCCCCGTCGGTGCACGGGTCCTGGGTGGCGCTGAAGAACAGTACGTCGCCGTGGAAGACACCGGGCCGGAACTGCGGCACGATGCGCAGACTGTTGCGCATCACGTCGGCGATCGCGGCTGCCTCGGCACGGGTCACGGGCGACGGGACCTCGCCGGTGTGCTCGGGGATGCTCCGCAGCACGGTGGCGACGTCGGGTACCTCGCCGGCCGGCAGCCCGGCCACCCGCATGAGCAGCGCCGCGACCTGATGTTCCGCCTGCGCCGGGTCATGGACAGTGCCCTGGGTCTGCGGCGCATCGAGCATGGCGAGCACCTCAACCTGCTCACCCTGTTCCTGGAGGGCGCAGGCCATCGCGTGTGCCACAAACCCGCCATAGGACCACCCCAACAAGCGGTAGGGACCACAGGGCTGAACCTGGTGGACCAACTCCACGTACGACGCCACCATCGCCTGTGCGTCCGGCGCGGGCGCCCCGGCGCCGTCGAGGCCGTGCGCCTGGATCCCCAACACCGGTTGGTTAATGCCGAGATGAGGAAGCAGCCCGCTGTAGCGCCAGGCCACCCCCGCCCCCGGATGGACGCAGAACAGCGGGGGAGCGTCGCCCTCGGCGCGCAGCGGCAGCAGCGGGCGCAGCGCCTCAGGGGCCGCGTCACGCTCCCCGGTACCGGCCAGGAGCCCGGAGACCGTGGGTGTGGCGATCAGCGCGGCTGCGGGCACGTCCAGCACCCCGGCCGAACGGAGCCGGCCGGCCAGGAGCACAGCCCGCATGGAATCGCCGCCCAGGTCGAAGAAGTTGTCGTCGACGCCGATGCCCTCGATGCCGAGCGCCTCCTCCCACAGCCGGGTGACCGCCTGCTCCTGTGGACTGCGGGGCGCCCGGTGCTCGGTGGCCAGGTGCGGACGCGGCAGCCGCACGACGCCGGAGTCCGCGAGGGGCTCCCGCACACCGGAGCCGGAGCCGGAGCGGGCGCCGGGGGCGTCGATCCAGTACCGGCGCCGGTCGAAGGCGTACCCGGGCAGTGCTACCCGCCGAGAATGCGGCTCCCTGTCCTGCGGGAGGGCGGCATCCACCCCGGCGGCCCACAGGCGGCCCAGCGCCCCGGTGAGGACGAAACCGTCGGGGCCGTCGGCCTTGGCGTGCCGCATGGTGGTGACCGTCACCGGCTCCTCGTCCTCCAGCGCGGCACGCGCCAGCTTGGTCAGACTGTCACCGGGACCGATCTCGACCAGCACCGGTCGACCGCGCTCCCACAGCGCGCCGACACCGTCGGCGAAGCGGACCGTGCGACGCGTGTGGTTCACCCAGTGGCGTACGTCCGTGGCCTGGGCATCGGTGACCCAGGTACCGGTGACGTTGGTGACGTACGGGAGGGTCGGCGGTCGCAGACGCAGGGTCCGCAGCTGGGCGGCGAAAGTGTCCAGGATCGGGTCGAGGACGTGGGAGTGCGCGGCGGCCGGCATCCGCAGTCGTCGGAACGGCACCCCCCGGCGGGAGAGTTCTGCCTCAAGCCGGTCCACCGCGCCGGCCTGCCCGGCGACCGTGCAGGCGGCCGGTCCGTTCACAGCGGCCAGCGACAGATCCGGGCCGAGGAGCGGCGCGAGGTCGGCCGCCGGGGCGGCGACGCCGACCGTGGCACCGCCGCAGGCGGATATGAGCCGGATGCGCTCGGCGACCACCGGCAGCATCTCGTCGAGCTCCATCACACCGGCCAGGCAGGCCGCGGTGTACTCGCCCAGCGAGTGCCCGATCAGCGCGTCCGGGTGCACCCCCGCCGCCATGAGGGTGCGGGCCAGCGCGTACTCCGTGACCAGCAGTGCCAGGAAGGCCTCGGTGCTTGCCGGCTCGACGCGCTCGAACAGTGCGGTGCGTAGATCACCCCCGGTCACCGGCCGGAGCACACGGGCGCACTGGTCCACCGCGTCGCGGTAGACCTCCTGGTCGCGGTACAGCCCGGCACCCATGCCGACGTACTGGGTGCCGCCGCCCGGCAGCAGGAACACCACCCGCGGCGGCTCGTCGGGAACCGGCGGGAGCGGCGGCTGCGGTGTGCGCAGCGCGGCGACCGCTTCGGACGTGCTGGCCGCGGTCACCGCCAACCGGTGACGCAGCACCGGGCGTTCGGTGCGCAGGGAGTACGTGACGTCGGACAGACGCAGGTCCGGCCGGTTGTCCAGATGACGGGCCAGTGCCTCGGCCTGACCGCGCAGGGCTCCAGCCGTCCGTGCGGACAGCGGGAGCACATGACGGTGCGGTGTCTCCGGTGGCCGGGGCGGATCCTGGACGGCCGGTGCCTCCTCCAGGACGACGTGGGCGTTGGTGCCGCCGACGCCGAAGGCACTGACCGCGGCCCGCCGGGGATGCCGCCGCTCCGGCCACTCCTCCAGGACGGTGGGCACCCGGAACGGCCCGGACGCGAAGTCGATGAGCGGATTGGGGACGTCGAAGTGCAGGCTGGGCGGGATCTGCCGGTGCTCCAGGGCGAGAACGGCCTTGACCAATCCGGCGACACCGGCTGCCGCGCCGAGGTGACCGATGTTGGTCTTGACCGAGCCCAGAGCGCAGAACCCGCGGCGATCGGTGCTCTGTCGGAACGCCTCGGTGAGCGCGGCCACTTCGATCGGGTCGCCTATGCGGGTGGCGGTGCCGTGTGCCTCGACCAGGTCGATGGTTCCCGCGTCGACGTCGGCCTGGGCCTGTGCGGCGAGGATCACCTCGGTCTGCCCGGCCGCACTGGGAGCGGTGAAGCCCACCTTGCGGCGGCCGTCGTTGTTGACCGCGGAACCACGGATCACCGCACGGATCCGGTCCCCGTCGGCGAGCGCGTCCTCCAGCCGTTTCAGCACCACGGCGCCGACCCCGTCCCCGGAGGAGGTCCCGGCCGCGTCGGCCGCGAACGCCCGGCAGCGGCCGTCCGGCGAGAACGGCCCGTCCGGCACGTGCCGGTAGCCGAGGAACGCCGACGGGTTGAGGGAGACCGCTCCGGCCAGCGCGAGGTCGCACCGAAGGTCGAGGAGGTCCTGGCAGGCGGTGTGCAGCGCGACCAGCGCGGTCGAACACGCCGTCTGCAGGGAGAGACTGGGCCCGGTCAGCCCCAGTTCGTACGAGACCCGGGTGGCCAGTGTGCCCAGCGAGTTGGCGGTCGCGGCGTGCACCAGGTCCACTGAGCCCGGTTGTCCGGCGTACCGGGGGTGAAGGTGCGCCGGGTAGTAGCGGCTGTCGCCAGCGCCCGCGTACACCCCCGTCACCGTCGCCTGCGCCTGGAGTACACAGCCCGCGTCCTCCAGTGCGTGGTACGCCGTCTCCAGCAGCAGACGCTGTTGCGGGTCGACGACCGCCGCTTCGGAGGGGTTGTAGCCGAAGAAACCCGCGTCGAAGAGGTCGATCCCCTCCACCACCGACACCATGCGTACCAGATCCGGGTCGTCGAGGTCGTGCGGGTCGCCGCCCGCCGCGAGGAACTCCTCGTCGGTGACGGGCCGTACCGACTCGCGGCCGGCAGCGAGGTTCTCCCAGAAGGCGTCGACGTCGTCCGCGCCTGGGAAACGCGCCGCCATCCCGATCACGGCGACGGCGGGCAGTTCCTCCTCCGGCGGGTTCGCGCTCTCATCCATCGGCTCGGTCCTTCCGTTCCTGCGCGCGCTGC contains:
- the paaB gene encoding 1,2-phenylacetyl-CoA epoxidase subunit PaaB — translated: MNSAEENTVGGAEGALASWEVFLRPRRGLAHLHVGSVRAGDADMALERARDLYTRRGDPLSLWVVRSSAVHAASPTERDPFFAGARHKPYRYPEHFAPLAEGGDHDD
- the paaA gene encoding 1,2-phenylacetyl-CoA epoxidase subunit PaaA, with protein sequence MHVIGQGTATADQVSRSPGADNGLLDRFEALLAAGETIEPRDWMPDGYRRMLLRQIGQHAHSEIIGMQPEGAWLTRAPSLHRKSVLLAKVQDEAGHGLYLYAAAETLGVDRAELLDALHRGLQRYAATFNHPALTWADTGAIAWLTDGAAVVNQAPLCQTSYGPYARAMRRVCQEEAFHVRQGYDLMRALCEGTPAQREMAQDAVNRWWLPAVALMFGPPDTITTGAHERTAAVGAAVSRQAIAWGIKRHTNDELRQRFVDQCVPQAERLGLTLPDPGIRWNADRGHYNFGPIDWETYRDALGDDTHTARQRMAHRVAAHEDGAWVRQAAAAYAAREEG
- a CDS encoding acyl carrier protein, translated to MSTIRELLVELTGTTEYADTLGDDVDLAGSGIDSGDLVRLVLLVEQRTGVEITAADMETLRTIGDYEEFLADRTVAGSSGGA
- a CDS encoding class I adenylate-forming enzyme family protein, coding for MWLTQLLERNRQCFPGRLALVDERRGVTWAELAERTTELALGLAELGIRRGDRVAVLSQDRIEVLESYFALARLGALFVPLNHSLAVPEVAGIVERVGAVAVLGESELLDRHTVLPGCVRIRMAFDKPAFAALGTVAAPTELPLLPDSDPVAILHTSATTGRAKGVTVDEGSFRAIGLGWLAVARPDDHVIMVNCCPLYHGSMVVSLTYLAAGATVVLLPGFTPQKALVAVERHRATHVWLVPQMLRFMLQAKASRSTDLSSLREVLYGAAPMPLDVYADAVARLGCGFRQVYGMTEVGGPFVTLGPEEHPAPGDVTARIPCGRVIPGMSARAVGKEGREVPRGEIGEIVVLGPGLMQGYWDDSAATEEVFLDGWARTGDLGFIDEDGRIHLVDRSKDLIIRAGQNVYPSEIERVLMSHPAVRDAAVVGLADEDYGEVPLAYVVAEDGIGDRELLAHLGENLAPYKRPRRIEFIEQVPRNPAGKIIKKLLRDRI
- the ccrA gene encoding crotonyl-CoA carboxylase/reductase; this translates as MYASLIRQERYGEPINAFRTEVVDVPPVQPGQVLIKVMAAGVNYNNVWAALGSPLDVIAARQKSGATEDFHIGGSDLSGIVWAVGEGARGVKPGDEVVALACRWDESAEDIRLGADPVTSSSLRVWGYEENYGSFAQFAVVDDYMCHPKPARLSWAAASCYMATAATAYRQLFGWHPHTVRPGDPVLIWGGAGGLGSIAIQLVRHAGGIPVAVVSSEERREFCMQLGAQGCIDRRDFDHWGRLPDTSDEQAMSAWLSGARAFGRRFWEVLGERRAPRIVLEHSGADTIPTSMYLCDNAGMVVICGGTTGYNGDIDLRFLWMRQKRLQGSHVASLREAREVTRLIDQGAIDPCLSRTFGFEEIGLAHQLLRENRHPAGNMAVLVNAEE
- a CDS encoding type I polyketide synthase, with product MDESANPPEEELPAVAVIGMAARFPGADDVDAFWENLAAGRESVRPVTDEEFLAAGGDPHDLDDPDLVRMVSVVEGIDLFDAGFFGYNPSEAAVVDPQQRLLLETAYHALEDAGCVLQAQATVTGVYAGAGDSRYYPAHLHPRYAGQPGSVDLVHAATANSLGTLATRVSYELGLTGPSLSLQTACSTALVALHTACQDLLDLRCDLALAGAVSLNPSAFLGYRHVPDGPFSPDGRCRAFAADAAGTSSGDGVGAVVLKRLEDALADGDRIRAVIRGSAVNNDGRRKVGFTAPSAAGQTEVILAAQAQADVDAGTIDLVEAHGTATRIGDPIEVAALTEAFRQSTDRRGFCALGSVKTNIGHLGAAAGVAGLVKAVLALEHRQIPPSLHFDVPNPLIDFASGPFRVPTVLEEWPERRHPRRAAVSAFGVGGTNAHVVLEEAPAVQDPPRPPETPHRHVLPLSARTAGALRGQAEALARHLDNRPDLRLSDVTYSLRTERPVLRHRLAVTAASTSEAVAALRTPQPPLPPVPDEPPRVVFLLPGGGTQYVGMGAGLYRDQEVYRDAVDQCARVLRPVTGGDLRTALFERVEPASTEAFLALLVTEYALARTLMAAGVHPDALIGHSLGEYTAACLAGVMELDEMLPVVAERIRLISACGGATVGVAAPAADLAPLLGPDLSLAAVNGPAACTVAGQAGAVDRLEAELSRRGVPFRRLRMPAAAHSHVLDPILDTFAAQLRTLRLRPPTLPYVTNVTGTWVTDAQATDVRHWVNHTRRTVRFADGVGALWERGRPVLVEIGPGDSLTKLARAALEDEEPVTVTTMRHAKADGPDGFVLTGALGRLWAAGVDAALPQDREPHSRRVALPGYAFDRRRYWIDAPGARSGSGSGVREPLADSGVVRLPRPHLATEHRAPRSPQEQAVTRLWEEALGIEGIGVDDNFFDLGGDSMRAVLLAGRLRSAGVLDVPAAALIATPTVSGLLAGTGERDAAPEALRPLLPLRAEGDAPPLFCVHPGAGVAWRYSGLLPHLGINQPVLGIQAHGLDGAGAPAPDAQAMVASYVELVHQVQPCGPYRLLGWSYGGFVAHAMACALQEQGEQVEVLAMLDAPQTQGTVHDPAQAEHQVAALLMRVAGLPAGEVPDVATVLRSIPEHTGEVPSPVTRAEAAAIADVMRNSLRIVPQFRPGVFHGDVLFFSATQDPCTDGGDLALAPDKAGAWRPYVDGTLTDHAVPCGHYEMTEPEPMAVIGAVLAKSLRSLSV